From the Burkholderia ubonensis subsp. mesacidophila genome, the window GTCATCCAGGCCGATTTCGGTGCGATCACGGAGGCGCTGCATCGCGACCGCCGCCGCGGTTAGCGATTGCATCCGGGCGCGCGGATCGAACCGGATGCCGGAACGCTAATGCGAGCCATCGCCGAGATTGAGCGCGAAGATCCCCCAGACGGCCAGCGCGACGCCGGCCAGCTTGATCGGCGAAGCGGACTCGCCGAAGCAGACGATGCCGATGACGGCCGTTGCCGCAGTGCTGGCGCCCGCCCAGGTTGCGTAGGCGAGCCCCATTTCGAGGCGCTTCGTGGCGAGCGCCATCAGCCACACGGCGCACGCGTAGCAGACGACCGTCAACGCGGACGGCATCGCGCGGGAGAAGCCGACGGAGAATTTTAGGCCGATCGAGCCGAGCACCTCGGCGGCGACGCTGATGCCCAGCAGAAGCCAGGCGGATTGGAGCGAGGTCACGGACAGTCTCCTGCCTCCGACGCTTATACCGAACGTCGAGGAGAGGATGGCAGCGGTACCCCGGATGCCACGAGATTAGGACACGTGCCCGGCGAACGCAAACGGGGCCCCGACACATTCACGGCTCGATTCCGCTCCCCGCCGCCCACTCCGGCCGCTTGCCCAGCGCATCGAACAAGCCGACGATCTCCGCCTTCACCTTCGCCACCGCATTGCTGACCAGCGCCGTGTCGTGCCAGCACAGCGACACGTCGCGCACGAACGCCCGGTGCGCGATCTTCGCGAGCTTGAGCTTGCGCTCGTCGATCTCCACGTGCGCGGCGGTCCAAGGCAGGATCGTCACGCCGAGCTGCGCCATCACGGCCGCGAACAGCAGCCCGGTCGAACTCGCCTCGAAGCCGATCTCGTATGACAGCCCGGCCTCGCGCATCGCCCAGTCGACGCGATTGCGGATCGTGTTCGGCGCGCTCGGCAGCACGAGCGGCATGCGCGCGATCGCATCGAGCCGCACGGGTTCGTCCGGCACCGGAAATCCGGGCCACGTGATCAGGTACAGCGTTTCGGTCAGCAACCGGTGGATCGCGATGCCGCGCGTGTCGACCGCGTCGACGACGATCGCCAGATCGAGCCGCGCGTTCGCGAGCAGCGTGTCGAGATCCGCGCTCGGCGCTTCGATCAGCTCGAGCATGATGCCCGGATAGCGTTCGCGCACCGCGCGCGCGAGCGGAATCGCGAGCACGCGCGCGGTGCTCGACGGCATGCCGACCGTCACGCGCCCCTGCGGCGTGTCGGCGTCGCGACGCAGCAGCTCGCGCGTGCCGTCGGCCTGGCGCAGCAGCTCGAGCGCATGCCGGTACAGCGTTCGGCCGGCCGCGGTCGGCGCGACGCCGCGTACGCTGCGCTCGAGCAGCTGCATCCCGAGGTCCTGCTCGAGATTGCGCATCTGCTGGCTCACCGCCGGCTGCGCGACGTGCAGCGCCTCGCTCGCATGCGTGACGTTGCCGCATTCGACCACCTTGACGAAGTAGCGCAGTTGCCTGAGGTCCATTCCCGTTCTCCGTCGCTTCAAGCCATAAGCCGATCCGATGGCTCAAGACAAATATCATATTTTTCGGCGATCGATCGCATTCCTATACTGGCCTCACAAAAATGCCAGCGCGCCGGTCATCCCGGGTCGGCGGCGGCGACGAACGCCGGCGCGACCGGCAAGGAGACGAAGATGTTCAAGGCGATCGACGCGCCCGCGGCCGGCGCGAAGCCGCGGCGCACGCCGCTCACGCGCGAGCAGGTCAGGGGCTTCTGGGCGGTCTATGCGGGCTGGGTGCTCGACGGCGTCGACTCGGTGATCTACGCGCTCGTGCTGATTCCCGCGCTGACCGAACTGCTGCCGGCGTCCGGCATCGCGGCGACGCCCGCGAACCTCGGCCTGTACGGGTCGATCCTGTTCGCGCTGTTCCTCGTCGGCTGGGGGCTGTCGTTCATCTGGGGGCCGCTCGCCGACCGCTTCGGCCGCGTGCGCACGCTCGCCGCGAGCATCCTGATCTATTCGGTGTTCACCGGCGCGGCCGCGTTCGTCCATGACGTGTGGATGCTGGCCGCCTGCCGGCTGATCGCCGGCATCGGCGTCGGCGGCGAATGGGCGCTCGCGGGCACCTACGTCGCGGAGAGCTGGCCGGAAGACCGCCGCAAGATGGGCGCGGGCTACCTGCAGACCGGCTATTACTTCGGCTTCTTCATCGCCGCGTGCCTGAACTACACGATCGGCGCGACCTATGGCTGGCGCGCGATGTTCCTGTGCGGCCTCGCCCCGGCGCTGCTCGCGGTCTTCACGGTGATGCGCGTCAAGGAGCCGGGGCAGTGGCGGCGGCACGACGTGGGGCACGCGGCCGCGCGGACGGCCCATCCGCTGCGCGAGATCTTCGCGCCCGCGCACCTGCGCCGCACGCTGACGAGCGCGAGCCTCGTCGGCGTCGCGATCGTCGGGCTGTGGGCGGGGTCGGTCTACGAGGCGAGCGCGGTCAGCACGCTGGCGGCGCGTGCGGGCATCGACCACGTCGGCGCGCTGCGGCTCGCGTCGATCGGCGCGGCGATCCTGTCGTGCGCGACGATCGCCGGCTGCGTCGCCGCGCCGTGGCTCGCGGAGCGGGTCGGCCGGCGCGCCGCGCTCGGCCTGTATTTCGCGGGCATGGCGGGCGCAATCGTGTTCGCGTTCGGCTGGGCGTTCTACCAGCCGAACGGGCTCGG encodes:
- a CDS encoding DMT family transporter; its protein translation is MTSLQSAWLLLGISVAAEVLGSIGLKFSVGFSRAMPSALTVVCYACAVWLMALATKRLEMGLAYATWAGASTAATAVIGIVCFGESASPIKLAGVALAVWGIFALNLGDGSH
- a CDS encoding LysR substrate-binding domain-containing protein: MDLRQLRYFVKVVECGNVTHASEALHVAQPAVSQQMRNLEQDLGMQLLERSVRGVAPTAAGRTLYRHALELLRQADGTRELLRRDADTPQGRVTVGMPSSTARVLAIPLARAVRERYPGIMLELIEAPSADLDTLLANARLDLAIVVDAVDTRGIAIHRLLTETLYLITWPGFPVPDEPVRLDAIARMPLVLPSAPNTIRNRVDWAMREAGLSYEIGFEASSTGLLFAAVMAQLGVTILPWTAAHVEIDERKLKLAKIAHRAFVRDVSLCWHDTALVSNAVAKVKAEIVGLFDALGKRPEWAAGSGIEP
- a CDS encoding MFS transporter yields the protein MFKAIDAPAAGAKPRRTPLTREQVRGFWAVYAGWVLDGVDSVIYALVLIPALTELLPASGIAATPANLGLYGSILFALFLVGWGLSFIWGPLADRFGRVRTLAASILIYSVFTGAAAFVHDVWMLAACRLIAGIGVGGEWALAGTYVAESWPEDRRKMGAGYLQTGYYFGFFIAACLNYTIGATYGWRAMFLCGLAPALLAVFTVMRVKEPGQWRRHDVGHAAARTAHPLREIFAPAHLRRTLTSASLVGVAIVGLWAGSVYEASAVSTLAARAGIDHVGALRLASIGAAILSCATIAGCVAAPWLAERVGRRAALGLYFAGMAGAIVFAFGWAFYQPNGLGAFMVALAFLGFFGGNFAIFSLWLPELYPTRVRATAFAFNASVGRFIGAGVNFVLGAAIHGYGSLGVPVAWTAAAFVLGILILPFAVETRHQTLPE